A genomic stretch from Musa acuminata AAA Group cultivar baxijiao unplaced genomic scaffold, Cavendish_Baxijiao_AAA HiC_scaffold_1138, whole genome shotgun sequence includes:
- the LOC135671298 gene encoding UDP-galactose/UDP-glucose transporter 3-like, with protein MEGHGAAAGVERVVLLALCVAGIWSAYIYQGVLQETVSTKLFGPDGKRFEHLSFLNLAQNVVCFVWSLIMIKLWSRSSSGGAPLWSYWSPSITNTIGPSMGIEALKYISYPAQVLAKSTKMIPVMLMGTLVYGIKYTIPEYICTFLVAGGVSSFALLKTSSKTISKLAHPNAPLGYGLCFLNLAFDGFTNATQDSIKARYPKTSAWDIMLGMNLWGSIYNVIYMFGWPHGSGYEAVRFCQEHPEAAWDILMYCLCGAVGQNFIFLTISRFGSLANTTITTTRKFVSIVVSSVISGNPLSQKQWASVVMVFSGLSLQIVLKWRNLQGTKKDKKRA; from the exons ATGGAAGGCCACGGCGCCGCCGCTGGGGTCGAGCGCGTCGTGTTGCTGGCCCTCTGCGTCGCCGGCATCTGGTCCGCCTACATCTACCAGGGCGTCCTTCAAGAAACTGT ATCTACCAAGCTATTCGGACCAGACGGGAAGCGGTTCGAGCACCTCTCCTTCTTGAACCTGGCGCAGAACGTTGTTTGCTTCGTGTGGTCCTTGATCA TGATAAAGCTGTGGTCTAGGAGCTCTTCCGGGGGAGCTCCATTGTGGAGTTACTGGAGCCCAAGCATTACTAATACTATCGGTCCTTCCATGGGAATTGAAGCATTGAAGTACATCAGTTATCCTGCCcag GTTTTGGCAAAATCTACCAAGATGATTCCTG TTATGCTGATGGGCACGCTTGTTTATGGGATCAAATACACTATCCCAGAGTACATTTGCACCTTCCTTGTTGCTGGAGGGGTGTCATCATTTGCACTTTTGAAG ACTAGCTCGAAGACTATAAGCAAGCTTGCTCACCCAAATGCTCCTCTTGGCTATGGGCTGTGCTTTCTGAATTTAGCTTTCGATGGTTTTACAAATGCTACTCAGGACTCTATCAAagcaag GTACCCAAAGACGAGTGCTTGGGACATTATGTTGGGAATGAACCTATGGGGCAGCATATACAATGTCATTTACATGTTTGGTTGGCCCCATGGAAGTGGTTATGAGGCGGTAAGATTCTGCCAGGAGCACCCGGAGGCGGCATGGGACATCCTCATGTACTGCCTCTGTGGTGCGGTGGGACAGAACTTCATCTTCTTGACCATAAGCCGCTTTGGCTCTCTTGCTAACACAACCATAACCACAACCCGCAAATTTGTCAGTATCGTTGTGTCCTCAGTGATAAGTGGCAATCCCTTGTCGCAGAAGCAGTGGGCGAGTGTGGTAATGGTCTTCTCAGGTCTCTCCTTGCAGATCGTCCTCAAGTGGAGGAATCTTCAGGGAACAAAGAAGGACAAAAAAAGGGCATGA
- the LOC135671179 gene encoding 2-oxoadipate dioxygenase/decarboxylase, chloroplastic/amyloplastic-like isoform X1 — MATSPTNSAMEAFVARRSPAFLLSSHSSLRSPSSAIRRCRVSFSSFPSRSLPRSWSPHPFHHRTLPPHPFSYGNRNLCMALQSRTNPVAGAPTKDDELFLRTMISGMEKVYLSRNPTAKAILELVRKDDGDHICYDHFAFRTFGVDGYGIDSMAKIFLYFGYKPREELRFPAKKLKALWFAPPDTGYSENGTGVHGPLPRIFISELLVDQLSYQSQEVIRKYIKGHGYEHAALASTLGCLTWEKPSYSDYQLLSRESEYAAWTLVNGYALNHVTISTHRLKSHIRKIDSFNQYIEANGFKLNSEGGILKVSPDGLLLQSSTVADTISFDFADGVTESAPCSYIEFAERHLLPEYKNIPDEEIILEVPSSLYCHTRDFVEYLDSQYCGSQTFSKTNSNWKKKDILYSIYIWLKFDRPSTIRCCDCSDHLGQNSNDSL, encoded by the exons ATGGCAACATCTCCAACAAACTCAGCAATGGAAGCATTCGTCGCGAGACGATCTCCggccttcctcctctcctcccacTCTTCGCTTCGATCGCCTTCTTCGGCCATTCGACGATGTCGGGTTTCGTTCTCATCATTCCCCTCCCGCTCTCTCCCGCGCTCGTGGAGCCCCCATCCCTTCCATCATCGAACCCTACCCCCCCACCCCTTCTCCTACGGCAACAGGAATCTTTGTATGGCGCTGCAATCCAGGACAAATCCTGTTGCGGGAGCCCCTAccaag gatgatgagttattccttagGACAATGATCTCAGGCATGGAGAAGGTCTACTTAAGCAGAAATCCTACTGCTAAGGCCATTCTGGAACTTGTTAGGAAGGATGATGGGGATCATATCTGCTATGATCATTTTGCTTTTCGAACTTTTGGG GTAGATGGGTATGGCATTGATTCCATGGCTAAGATATTCCTATACTTTGGTTATAAGCCACGTGAAGAATTGAGATTTCCTGCAAAGAAGCTGAAAGCATTGTGGTTTGCTCCTCCAGATACTGGATACAGTGAAAATGGAACTGGTGTTCATGGGCCTTTGCCAAGGATATTTATATCAGAGCTTCTTGTGGATCAGCTAAGTTATCAAAGTCAG GAAGTAATAAGGAAATACATCAAAGGTCATGGATATGAACATGCTGCTCTTGCAAGTACCTTGGGATGCCTGACATGGGAAAAGCCTTCGTATTCCGACTATCAATTGCTATCTAG AGAGAGTGAATATGCTGCATGGACACTTGTCAATGGTTATGCATTGAACCATGTCACTATTTCTACTCACCGGCTGAAGTCACATATCAGAAAAATTGACAGCTTTAACCAATATATTGAAGCTAATGGATTTAAGTTGAACTCCGAAGGAGGAATCTTAAAAG TGAGCCCTGATGGCCTTCTACTGCAAAGTTCAACTGTTGCTGATACCATCTCCTTCGACTTTGCTGATGGTGTAACCGAGTCCGCCCCTTGTTCATACATTGAGTTTGCAGAACGTCATTTGCTTCCTGAATACAAAAATATACCTGATGAAGAG ATTATCCTTGAAGTTCCATCATCCTTGTATTGCCACACTCGAGACTTTGTGGAATACCTTGACTCTCAGTATTGTGGTAGTCAAACTTTTTCCAAGACAAATTCCAATTGGAAAAAGAAAGACATACTATATTCCATCTATATATGGTTAAAGTTCGACCGGCCCAGCACCATTCGATGTTGTGACTGTTCTGATCATCTTGGTCAGAACTCAAATGATTCATTGTGA
- the LOC135671179 gene encoding 2-oxoadipate dioxygenase/decarboxylase, chloroplastic/amyloplastic-like isoform X2 translates to MATSPTNSAMEAFVARRSPAFLLSSHSSLRSPSSAIRRCRVSFSSFPSRSLPRSWSPHPFHHRTLPPHPFSYGNRNLCMALQSRTNPVAGAPTKDDELFLRTMISGMEKVYLSRNPTAKAILELVRKDDGDHICYDHFAFRTFGVDGYGIDSMAKIFLYFGYKPREELRFPAKKLKALWFAPPDTGYSENGTGVHGPLPRIFISELLVDQLSYQSQEVIRKYIKGHGYEHAALASTLGCLTWEKPSYSDYQLLSRESEYAAWTLVNGYALNHVTISTHRLKSHIRKIDSFNQYIEANGFKLNSEGGILKVSPDGLLLQSSTVADTISFDFADGVTESAPCSYIEFAERHLLPEYKNIPDEEVKEFHRRDGFEVGNADKIFESTSRDQVTRKSA, encoded by the exons ATGGCAACATCTCCAACAAACTCAGCAATGGAAGCATTCGTCGCGAGACGATCTCCggccttcctcctctcctcccacTCTTCGCTTCGATCGCCTTCTTCGGCCATTCGACGATGTCGGGTTTCGTTCTCATCATTCCCCTCCCGCTCTCTCCCGCGCTCGTGGAGCCCCCATCCCTTCCATCATCGAACCCTACCCCCCCACCCCTTCTCCTACGGCAACAGGAATCTTTGTATGGCGCTGCAATCCAGGACAAATCCTGTTGCGGGAGCCCCTAccaag gatgatgagttattccttagGACAATGATCTCAGGCATGGAGAAGGTCTACTTAAGCAGAAATCCTACTGCTAAGGCCATTCTGGAACTTGTTAGGAAGGATGATGGGGATCATATCTGCTATGATCATTTTGCTTTTCGAACTTTTGGG GTAGATGGGTATGGCATTGATTCCATGGCTAAGATATTCCTATACTTTGGTTATAAGCCACGTGAAGAATTGAGATTTCCTGCAAAGAAGCTGAAAGCATTGTGGTTTGCTCCTCCAGATACTGGATACAGTGAAAATGGAACTGGTGTTCATGGGCCTTTGCCAAGGATATTTATATCAGAGCTTCTTGTGGATCAGCTAAGTTATCAAAGTCAG GAAGTAATAAGGAAATACATCAAAGGTCATGGATATGAACATGCTGCTCTTGCAAGTACCTTGGGATGCCTGACATGGGAAAAGCCTTCGTATTCCGACTATCAATTGCTATCTAG AGAGAGTGAATATGCTGCATGGACACTTGTCAATGGTTATGCATTGAACCATGTCACTATTTCTACTCACCGGCTGAAGTCACATATCAGAAAAATTGACAGCTTTAACCAATATATTGAAGCTAATGGATTTAAGTTGAACTCCGAAGGAGGAATCTTAAAAG TGAGCCCTGATGGCCTTCTACTGCAAAGTTCAACTGTTGCTGATACCATCTCCTTCGACTTTGCTGATGGTGTAACCGAGTCCGCCCCTTGTTCATACATTGAGTTTGCAGAACGTCATTTGCTTCCTGAATACAAAAATATACCTGATGAAGAG GTTAAAGAATTCCATAGGCGTGATGGTTTTGAAGTAGGCAATGCTGACAAGATCTTTGAAAGCACTTCAAGAGATCAAGTAACAAGGAAATCTGCTTGA
- the LOC135671102 gene encoding FCS-Like Zinc finger 10-like: MLRAMNKIHKDHGTEQLVSDSPSDSCFSSKGLMQTARNTSLFGVPGVFVGFSTKGFSNSDAVRSPTSPLDCKAFSGLGNSFLGSPRSASLDGKPRCWDCNRVGLSLVDALKDEAEPCGKFLGLSESRTSAFAPATRIDISCHKSHLAGLRDDSSSAAPKSLPKDYVISSHTLGGSVRPQLDRSRMSALRSKVAESECGELGLLRSYSADISRPSSLKTDFVYRNSKSISDVFPSDSNSSMVDSFRLVERSASFDKFSGETIGSSYGVITSLSASEIEQSEDYTCIISHGPNPKTTHIFGDCILESHSFPSLVFENKCRTDDCQSAWLLKPSEDSPPCSTDDFLRSCLSCKKKLEVGKDIYMYKGEKAFCSCDCRDREILIEEEMEKLTIDSSGTPGSSFHEDMFTDGKIMTA; this comes from the exons ATGCTGAGGGCAATGAACAAGATCCACAAGGATCACGGCACGGAGCAGCTGGTATCTGATTCGCCCTCAGATTCTTGCTTCTCCTCTAAGGGCCTGATGCAGACGGCCAGGAACACCTCGCTGTTTGGTGTTCCTGGCGTCTTCGTGGGGTTCAGCACAAAGGGGTTCTCAAATTCTGATGCAGTCAGGAGCCCCACGTCGCCTCTGGACTGCAAGGCTTTCTCCGGCCTAGGCAACTCCTTTCTTGGTTCTCCGAGATCGGCAAGCCTCGATGGGAAGCCCAGGTGTTGGGACTGCAACAGGGTGGGCCTGAGCCTGGTGGACGCCCTCAAGGACGAGGCCGAGCCTTGTGGGAAGTTCTTGGGACTCTCCGAGAGCAGGACCTCAGCCTTTGCTCCAGCTACGAGGATTGACATCTCGTGCCACAAATCTCACCTCGCTGGCCTGAGAGATGACTCCTCAAGCGCAGCTCCCAAATCTTTACCGAAAGACTATGTGATCTCTTCGCATACTCTCGGTGGATCGGTAAGACCCCAGTTGGACAGATCAAGGATGTCGGCGCTACGATCCAAAGTGGCTGAATCGGAATGTGGAGAGTTAGGATTGCTGAGGTCTTATTCAGCAGATATTAGTCGACCATCATCTCTGAAAACTGACTTTGTGTATCGGAATTCCAAGTCCATTTCTGATGTTTTTCCATCAGATTCAAACAGCTCGATGGTGGATTCTTTCCGGCTGGTCGAGAGGAGTGCCAGTTTTGACAAATTTTCTGGCGAAACTATTGGCTCATCTTATGGTGTAATAACATCCCTTTCTGCAAGTGAAATCGAGCAATCAGAGGACTACACTTGCATTATATCTCATGGCCCCAATCCTAAAACAACTCACATTTTTGGAGATTGTATTCTTGAAAGCCACAGCTTTCCATcactagtttttgagaataaatgTAGAACAGATGACTGCCAGTCAGCCTGGCTGTTGAAGCCATCTGAGGATTCACCGCCCTGCTCCACCGACGACTTCCTCAGATCCTGTCTCTCTTGCAAGAAGAAGCTGGAAGTGGGAAAAGACATCTACATGTATAA AGGTGAGAAAGCATTCTGCAGCTGCGATTGCCGTGACCGAGAAATTTTGATCGAAGAAGAGATGGAAAAGCTCACAATCGATTCATCCGGCACTCCTGGTTCATCCTTCCATGAGGATATGTTTACGGATGGCAAGATCATGACCGCATAG
- the LOC135671168 gene encoding F-box/kelch-repeat protein At1g80440-like: MDHHHVYSVVSIKFHLRVHGNVGRNDLRLPVSNYRRENGRRDGWRRSEIATSTPPPPLPFTPFDPVTGAWSCLPSASGLPHCLSLFCHLAAVAQQLVVIGRWDSETWAAFDRVHVYDFMSSTWRHGARMPRSRWSFACTTSKELRGGVRRQGHDDEKNALRSAIAYDVTADKWALLPDMARERDECRGDFRRQEVKKGIV; encoded by the exons ATGGATCATCACCATGTATATTCAGTTGTTTCCATCAAATTTCACTTGCGTGTTCATGGTAATGTCGGCAGGAACGATCTG AGGCTCCCAGTCTCCAACTACCGTCGAGAAAATGGCCGAAGAGACGGCTGGAGACGTTCTGAGATTGCAACAAGTACGCCCCCTCCGCCGCTCCCTTTTACCCCCTTTGACCCCGTCACCGGTGCGTGGAGCTGCCTGCCGTCCGCCTCTGGCCTCCCGCACTGTCTGTCGCTATTCTGCCACCTCGCGGCTGTCGCCCAGCAGCTGGTGGTGATCGGACGGTGGGACTCGGAGACGTGGGCCGCGTTCGACAGGGTCCACGTCTACGACTTCATGTCCAGCACGTGGCGTCACGGGGCCCGGATGCCCAGATCCCGATGGTCCTTCGCGTGCACGAcgtcgaaggaactccgtggcggTGTTCGTCGTCAGGGGCACGACGACGAGAAGAACGCGCTGCGGTCTGCGATAGCGTACGATGTGACGGCGGACAAGTGGGCATTGCTACCGGACATGGCTCGGGAGCGGGACGAGTGCCGCGGGGATTTCCGCCGGCAAGAAGTTAAAAAAGGTATAGTTTAA